Proteins encoded together in one Benincasa hispida cultivar B227 chromosome 1, ASM972705v1, whole genome shotgun sequence window:
- the LOC120083440 gene encoding UDP-glucose 6-dehydrogenase 1: protein MVKICCIGAGYVGGPTMAVIALKCPSIEVAVVDISVSRINAWNSEQLPIYEPGLDGVVKECRGRNLFFSTDVEKHVSEADIVFVSVNTPTKTRGLGAGKAADLTYWESAARMIADVSKSDKIVVEKSTVPVKTAEAIEKILTHNSKGIKFQILSNPEFLAEGTAIKDLFNPDRVLIGGRETPEGQKAISTLKAVYAHWVPEDRILTTNLWSAELSKLAANAFLAQRISSVNAISALCEATGANVSQVAYSVGTDSRIGPKFLNASVGFGGSCFQKDILNLVYICECNGLPEVAEYWKQVIKINDYQKNRFVNRVVASMFNTVSNKKIAVLGFAFKKDTGDTRETPAIDVCKGLLGDKARLSIYDPQVSEDQIQRDLTLSKFEWDHPTHLQPMSPTTVKQVSVVWDAYEATKEAHAVCILTEWDEFKTLDYQRIYDNMQKPAFIFDGRNVVDADKLRDIGFIVFSIGKPLDPWLKDMPAVA, encoded by the coding sequence ATGGTGAAGATCTGCTGCATTGGTGCCGGATACGTCGGAGGGCCTACAATGGCTGTAATTGCACTGAAGTGCCCATCCATTGAAGTGGCTGTTGTGGATATCTCCGTATCTCGGATCAATGCCTGGAACAGTGAGCAGCTCCCAATCTACGAGCCAGGTCTCGATGGCGTCGTGAAGGAGTGCCGAGGCAGGAACCTCTTCTTCAGCACTGATGTGGAGAAACATGTCTCTGAGGCTGATATTGTTTTTGTCTCTGTCAACACTCCCACAAAAACTAGGGGTCTGGGAGCTGGTAAAGCTGCAGATCTCACATACTGGGAGAGCGCTGCTCGTATGATTGCCGATGTATCGAAATCTGACAAGATTGTAGTTGAGAAATCGACCGTCCCAGTGAAAACTGCCGAGGCAATTGAGAAAATCCTTACTCACAACAGCAAAGGAATAAAATTCCAAATTCTCTCAAACCCTGAATTCCTTGCTGAGGGGACTGCAATTAAGGATCTGTTTAACCCGGACCGGGTCCTCATTGGAGGGAGGGAAACCCCGGAGGGTCAGAAGGCCATCAGTACACTGAAGGCTGTTTATGCTCATTGGGTACCCGAAGATCGGATTCTCACTACCAATCTTTGGTCTGCTGAGCTCTCCAAGCTTGCTGCTAATGCTTTCTTGGCTCAGAGAATCTCATCTGTTAATGCTATTTCTGCTCTCTGTGAAGCCACTGGTGCAAACGTTTCACAGGTAGCCTATTCCGTTGGCACGGATTCGAGAATTGGACCGAAGTTTCTCAATGCCAGTGTCGGTTTTGGTGGATCTTGCTTCCAGAAGGATATCTTGAATCTGGTGTACATCTGTGAGTGCAATGGCCTTCCAGAGGTAGCAGAGTACTGGAAACAGGTGATCAAGATCAACGATTACCAGAAGAACCGTTTTGTTAACAGGGTTGTTGCCTCTATGTTCAACACTGTTTCAAACAAGAAGATCGCCGTTCTCGGTTTTGCTTTCAAGAAAGATACCGGTGACACGAGGGAGACCCCTGCCATTGATGTGTGCAAGGGACTGTTGGGAGACAAGGCGCGGTTGAGCATCTATGATCCCCAAGTGTCTGAGGATCAGATCCAGAGGGACCTTACACTCAGCAAGTTCGAATGGGACCATCCTACCCATCTCCAGCCGATGAGCCCGACAACCGTTAAGCAAGTGAGCGTTGTGTGGGATGCATATGAAGCAACAAAGGAAGCTCATGCAGTGTGTATCTTGACTGAGTGGGACGAGTTCAAGACTCTTGACTACCAGAGGATATACGACAACATGCAGAAGCCTGCATTCATCTTCGATGGGAGAAATGTGGTTGATGCAGACAAGCTGCGTGATATCGGTTTCATCGTGTTCTCGATCGGAAAGCCTCTTGATCCATGGCTGAAGGACATGCCGGCTGTGGCTTAG